The following are encoded in a window of Methanobrevibacter olleyae genomic DNA:
- a CDS encoding flavin reductase family protein — MLQPPINQVAETDYLGIASGYDEDKLEKLGFTTTKAQEVNAPIINELKVSVECRAINIIEIGSHTQITGEILNIQVSEDVLGEKGKVDLKLLNPIVYDDVLYDYFKVGDKIADAFNVGRKFR; from the coding sequence ATTTTACAACCTCCAATAAATCAAGTTGCTGAAACCGATTATTTAGGTATTGCATCTGGATATGATGAGGATAAACTTGAAAAGCTAGGTTTTACTACAACTAAAGCTCAGGAAGTTAATGCCCCTATAATAAATGAATTAAAAGTTTCAGTTGAATGTAGAGCTATAAATATAATTGAGATAGGAAGCCATACACAAATTACAGGAGAAATCTTAAATATACAAGTAAGTGAAGATGTTTTAGGTGAAAAAGGAAAGGTTGATTTAAAATTACTTAATCCAATAGTTTATGATGATGTTTTATATGACTACTTTAAAGTAGGAGATAAAATAGCTGATGCCTTTAATGTAGGTAGAAAGTTTAGATAA
- a CDS encoding 30S ribosomal protein S3ae has protein sequence MAKKARRRVRDTWKEKSWYTIKTPVAFGDKEIGTTPARDPEFVYGRNVEVTMRELTGDFSKQYIKLQFEVDNINGNTANTKFTGHKTTTDYVRSMIRRGTSRIDAPVVVTTQDERKLKLHVLAVTTRRAKSSQQKFMRETINELVTRVASEKTFDELVENSVNGRLASEIYHKAKKIYPLKRVEIIKSKVLDK, from the coding sequence ATGGCAAAAAAAGCAAGACGTAGAGTACGTGACACTTGGAAAGAAAAATCTTGGTATACTATTAAAACTCCTGTAGCATTTGGAGATAAAGAAATAGGTACCACACCTGCAAGAGATCCAGAATTTGTATATGGAAGAAATGTAGAAGTTACTATGAGAGAATTAACTGGAGACTTCTCCAAACAATACATCAAATTACAATTTGAAGTGGATAACATTAATGGAAATACTGCAAACACTAAATTTACTGGACACAAAACCACTACTGATTATGTAAGAAGTATGATTAGAAGAGGAACCAGTAGAATCGATGCTCCTGTTGTTGTAACTACCCAAGATGAACGTAAATTAAAACTCCATGTATTAGCTGTTACTACTAGAAGGGCGAAATCCTCCCAGCAAAAATTCATGAGAGAAACTATTAACGAATTAGTTACTAGAGTAGCAAGCGAAAAAACCTTTGATGAACTTGTAGAAAACTCTGTAAACGGTAGATTAGCTTCTGAAATTTACCACAAAGCTAAAAAGATCTATCCTCTTAAAAGAGTAGAAATCATCAAAAGTAAAGTATTAGATAAATAA